Below is a genomic region from Hoeflea sp. 108.
TTAACCGAACTCTACACCGCGAAATCGACATGGTTGGCGCTCTCGGACGAACAGCGCCAGCAGTTCTTTGCCAGCGTCGGCGCGGGGATGCCCGCCTTGATGGACCTCGGCATCGAACCCGTCACCATGGGCAAGGTCGATGCCTCCAAGCTCCATTCGGCCGCCCAGACCTTCTTTGCCGTGTGGCGTTGCCCCGACGATGCCGCGCTCGAAGCGCTCGTCGGCGGCATCGCGCAAACGGGCTGGCATGAATATTTCGACACGATCAACGCTGGGGGCGAAGGTACCGATCTCATGGGGCACCTCGCACAGCTTGGCGAGGCCGCCTAGAGCTGTCCAAATGCGTCGGCGTTCCAAGAATGCCCAAGCACAAAGCCGCCGAAACTTCTCAGTGGCCGTATCCCGTTGGCTGCGCCCGAAACCCGCAGTCGCACTCACATCGAGATCGCCTGCTTTTGGTTCGCCGCCGAAGTCTGCTTTTGGGGTGTAGCAAAGCTGCTCGCTGCGGCGGAGATGCGGGCGCGTAACCCAGGCGAGCCTGCGCGGTAGAGAGGTTGGCCTGCGCTTGATTGAGCTGTGTTGATGCCATGACATAGTCGCTCCCGCCTGGCTGCGAGGTATAAACCGCCAACGGTGCAATGCGGACCTGGGTGCGTGCGATGTCGAGATTCTTAGTGGCAGCGTCCAGTGCCTGCTGGGTGCCAAAACCGACTTTGGAAAGCTGGGCAGCTCTTTGATACTCAGCTTGGGCATCGGCGAGTGTTGCCTGTGCCTGTTTCAAGGCCTCCTGAGCTGTCGGCAAGGTGAGTTCGTGCAACTGCCGTATGCGGGCTTGGCCTGAGCGACCGCGCCTTGTGCCTCGACAACGGCGGACTTGAACTCATCTTGCTCAAGCGCGACGAGCGGCTGTCCCTGTTCGACCTTCTGACCTTCGTCGACCAGTACATCCGCCACTGTGCCGGTGATCTGGCTCGATATATCGACGCGGTAGGGCGTTTCCACGTTGGCACTGGCAACCACCGTCTTGAAAGATCGCCACGGAGCACCGGATAGACGACCACTGCCGGCCCAATCAGCCAGCGTGCCACGGCTAAGCTCACCGCGAAGGCAAGAAGCAGAAGCCCGGACAATGCCCATCTGTGGCTCCAGGCGAAATGCCCACCGCTTAAGAGGGCCGACCTGTGCGAATTTTTGGGGTAGGGCCTAGTGAATTGCAGCATGAGAATCTCGGAGGAATGGACGTTGTCAGTCCTCCTCAAGTCATATCAAAGGCGGCTTACCGCCCTGGTTGCTTGGAGCCGGTCTTGTGTTCGACTTGAAGCTGTCGCCTGACCAATACGAGCGTTGGATCGTCAGGGTAGCTAGTGATGGTGAAACCCATATCCTGCTCAAGATCGATCGCTGCGTGGTTTTCGCGAGATTCGATCGATATGATCGCCTCGAGGCCAAGCTGTTGCGCATACTTGGCTACGTATCCCAGAAGCTCCCAACTGACACCGAGTTGCTTGTGGTCGTCCCGGATGCAAAGCGCGACTTCCCCCTCGCGACCTGACGCGTCGATGGCCAGCATCGCAACGGCAATCAGGACGCCGTTCGTCGAAAGGGCCAAAAAGTTATGAACCCGGCTGTCGTCCGAGCGCGTCATTGCCAAAAGCCGCTCGTGAGAAACAGACTTTACGCCTGCAAGGAAGCGAAAACGCATATCCTGCGGGCTTACATGCGTGAAGAATTCCGCGAGAATTGCTTCATCCTCGATG
It encodes:
- a CDS encoding GNAT family N-acetyltransferase produces the protein MAHDLKIALATRTGFRFEVRRARIEDEAILAEFFTHVSPQDMRFRFLAGVKSVSHERLLAMTRSDDSRVHNFLALSTNGVLIAVAMLAIDASGREGEVALCIRDDHKQLGVSWELLGYVAKYAQQLGLEAIISIESRENHAAIDLEQDMGFTITSYPDDPTLVLVRRQLQVEHKTGSKQPGR
- a CDS encoding DUF6616 family protein, producing MAHYLTELYTAKSTWLALSDEQRQQFFASVGAGMPALMDLGIEPVTMGKVDASKLHSAAQTFFAVWRCPDDAALEALVGGIAQTGWHEYFDTINAGGEGTDLMGHLAQLGEAA